One window of the Terriglobales bacterium genome contains the following:
- a CDS encoding TlpA disulfide reductase family protein, translated as MAPIRTTPATLLLTALALALLLLSLGCMKGPRPAFIGEKAPDFTVNDGVRSVSLSAYRGKVVVLNFWATWCPPCVDEMPSLVALQRRLKDRVVVLAVSVDVDENAYNKFLRDYNIDLLTVRDPEQHSVRQYRTTGFPETFIIDEQGVVRRKFVGPVVWTSPEIVSYLEKLSGAETRTASLPN; from the coding sequence ATGGCGCCCATCCGCACGACACCGGCCACCCTCCTTCTCACCGCCCTGGCTCTTGCGTTGCTCTTGCTCTCCCTCGGCTGCATGAAGGGCCCGCGCCCGGCCTTCATAGGAGAAAAAGCCCCGGATTTCACCGTGAACGACGGCGTGCGCTCGGTCTCCCTCAGCGCCTACCGCGGCAAGGTGGTGGTGCTGAACTTCTGGGCTACCTGGTGCCCGCCTTGCGTGGATGAGATGCCGTCGCTGGTCGCCCTGCAGCGCCGCCTGAAGGATCGCGTGGTCGTCCTCGCCGTCAGCGTGGATGTGGACGAAAACGCCTACAACAAGTTTCTCCGCGATTACAACATCGATTTATTGACCGTCCGCGACCCCGAACAGCACAGCGTGCGGCAGTACCGCACCACCGGCTTCCCTGAGACCTTCATCATCGACGAGCAGGGTGTAGTCCGCCGCAAGTTCGTCGGCCCCGTCGTCTGGACCAGCCCGGAGATTGTCAGCTACCTGGAAAAGCTCTCCGGCGCCGAGACCCGCACCGCCAGCCTTCCGAACTGA
- a CDS encoding heavy metal translocating P-type ATPase → MAEHEHNGPAGHGGSPFSIVTPKAAAGGEIDPVCGMTVDPAKPAGTAEHDGKTYYFCSTHCVNKFKADPARYLSQTAKSAMPVAAMVSIAPAKAAPTAGKEELYTCPMHPEVREKAGTPCPLCGMALEPLAPPGPRVEYTCPMHPEIVRAEPGACPICGMALEPRTITAVEEKNPELEDMARRFWTGVALGAPLLLLAMADMLLPGQPVSHAISGRVLLWMQFVLATPVVLWCGWPLLERGWQSLVHRHLNMFTLIALGVVAAYGYSALATLAPGLIPESFSHHGQPAVYFEAAAAITVLVLLGQVLELKARSQTSSAIRALLDLSPKTARRLRADGGEEDVSLDRVHPGDRLRVRPGEKIPVDGVVLEGASSVDESMITGESLPVEKKPGDRVTGATVNGTGSLVIQAERVGAETLLAQIVRMVAEAQRSRAPIQRLADVVSGYFVPAVVAMAIATFVVWSLYGPEPRLAHALVNAVAVLIIACPCALGLATPMAIMVGTGRGARAGVLIKNAEALEVLEKVNTLVVDKTGTLTEGKPKLMALEALPGFSESEVLALAASLERASEHPLAAALVAGAQERRVRLAEAREFKSVTGKGVAGKVDGREVAVGNAKLFAELGVEVGGFEERAEALRRDGQTVMLVAVDRRPAGLVSVADPVKESAKAAVEALQRDGVHVVMLTGDSHTTAEAVARRLGITEFEAEVLPQMKSEVVKKLQQQGRVVAMAGDGINDAPALAQAQVGIAMGTGTDVAMESAGITLLRGDLRGIVRARRLSRGTMRNIRQNLFFAFIYNALGVPIAAGVLYPLLGTAGLLSPIFAAAAMSFSSVSVIGNSLRLRGLSL, encoded by the coding sequence ATGGCGGAGCACGAACACAATGGACCTGCGGGACATGGAGGGTCGCCGTTCTCGATCGTGACACCCAAGGCGGCGGCAGGTGGCGAGATCGATCCCGTGTGCGGGATGACGGTGGACCCAGCCAAACCCGCCGGGACCGCTGAGCACGACGGCAAGACTTACTATTTCTGCAGCACACATTGCGTCAACAAGTTCAAGGCTGATCCGGCGAGGTATCTCTCGCAAACCGCCAAGTCAGCGATGCCTGTCGCGGCGATGGTGTCGATAGCTCCGGCCAAGGCAGCACCAACCGCTGGCAAGGAAGAGTTGTACACCTGCCCCATGCATCCCGAAGTGCGGGAGAAGGCGGGAACGCCCTGCCCTCTGTGCGGGATGGCACTGGAGCCGCTGGCGCCGCCGGGGCCGCGGGTGGAGTACACCTGCCCGATGCACCCGGAGATCGTGCGCGCGGAGCCGGGAGCGTGTCCCATCTGCGGCATGGCATTGGAGCCGCGGACCATCACCGCGGTGGAAGAGAAGAATCCCGAACTGGAAGACATGGCGCGCCGCTTCTGGACGGGCGTGGCGCTGGGGGCGCCGCTGCTGTTGCTGGCGATGGCCGACATGCTGCTGCCGGGGCAGCCGGTCTCGCACGCCATCTCAGGACGCGTGCTGCTGTGGATGCAGTTCGTCCTGGCGACGCCGGTGGTGCTGTGGTGCGGGTGGCCGCTGTTGGAGCGCGGCTGGCAGTCGCTGGTCCACCGTCACCTCAACATGTTCACGCTCATCGCCCTGGGCGTGGTGGCGGCGTATGGCTACAGCGCCCTGGCCACGCTGGCGCCGGGACTGATTCCGGAGTCGTTCTCGCATCACGGACAGCCCGCGGTGTACTTCGAAGCCGCCGCCGCCATTACGGTGCTGGTGCTGCTGGGGCAGGTGCTGGAACTGAAGGCACGCAGCCAGACCTCGAGCGCCATCCGCGCCCTGCTGGATCTTTCTCCGAAAACGGCGCGGCGATTGCGTGCGGACGGCGGCGAAGAGGATGTCTCGCTCGACCGCGTGCATCCCGGAGACCGGTTGCGGGTCCGGCCGGGGGAAAAGATTCCCGTGGATGGCGTGGTGCTGGAGGGAGCAAGCAGTGTGGACGAGTCGATGATCACGGGCGAGTCTTTGCCGGTGGAGAAGAAACCCGGAGACCGGGTGACCGGAGCCACGGTGAACGGCACGGGCAGCCTGGTGATACAGGCGGAGCGGGTGGGCGCGGAGACATTGCTGGCGCAGATCGTGCGCATGGTGGCAGAGGCGCAGCGCAGCCGCGCGCCCATCCAGCGCCTGGCGGACGTAGTTTCCGGATACTTCGTGCCGGCGGTGGTGGCGATGGCGATTGCGACCTTCGTGGTGTGGTCGCTCTACGGACCGGAGCCGCGGCTGGCCCATGCGCTGGTGAACGCAGTGGCGGTGCTGATCATCGCCTGTCCGTGCGCCTTGGGACTGGCCACGCCCATGGCCATCATGGTGGGAACCGGACGGGGCGCGCGCGCCGGCGTGCTCATCAAGAACGCGGAAGCGCTGGAAGTCCTGGAGAAAGTTAATACGCTTGTGGTGGATAAGACCGGCACGCTGACCGAAGGCAAGCCGAAGCTGATGGCGCTGGAGGCGCTGCCGGGATTCAGTGAAAGTGAGGTCCTGGCACTCGCGGCAAGCCTGGAGCGGGCCAGCGAACATCCCCTGGCGGCGGCGCTGGTGGCCGGTGCACAGGAGCGCAGAGTTCGGCTCGCCGAAGCGCGCGAGTTCAAGTCGGTGACCGGCAAGGGCGTTGCCGGGAAGGTGGACGGCAGGGAAGTGGCGGTGGGGAACGCGAAGCTGTTCGCGGAGCTGGGCGTGGAAGTCGGTGGGTTCGAGGAGCGCGCCGAAGCCCTGCGCCGAGACGGTCAGACCGTGATGTTAGTCGCCGTGGACCGGCGACCGGCGGGCCTGGTGAGCGTGGCCGATCCGGTGAAAGAATCCGCGAAAGCGGCCGTCGAGGCGCTGCAGCGCGACGGGGTGCATGTCGTCATGCTGACCGGAGACAGCCACACTACCGCAGAGGCTGTCGCCCGGCGGCTCGGCATCACGGAGTTCGAGGCTGAAGTGCTGCCGCAGATGAAATCCGAGGTGGTGAAGAAGCTGCAGCAGCAGGGGCGGGTGGTGGCCATGGCGGGCGACGGCATCAATGATGCGCCGGCCCTGGCGCAGGCGCAGGTGGGGATCGCCATGGGAACGGGCACGGACGTGGCCATGGAGAGTGCAGGCATCACGCTGCTGCGGGGCGATCTGCGGGGCATCGTGCGGGCGCGCCGGCTGAGTCGTGGGACCATGCGCAATATCCGGCAGAACCTGTTCTTCGCCTTCATCTACAACGCGCTGGGCGTGCCCATTGCCGCGGGCGTGTTGTATCCGCTGCTGGGGACGGCGGGGTTGCTGAGCCCCATCTTCGCGGCGGCGGCAATGAGCTTCAGCTCGGTATCGGTGATAGGGAATTCACTGAGGTTGCGGGGGCTTTCACTCTGA
- a CDS encoding glycosyltransferase family 2 protein, which yields MKAAESEERQPAQPEVSVIVPARNEEACLGRCLESLVRQEGVEFEVLVVDDGSTDRTREIAAGFGDVRLLEADPLPSGWSGKSNALATGVRQARGRWLLFTDADTVHRPGSLRRALHEAQEHGAALLSYSPEQEVQGFWERALMPVVFAELAATYRPKEVSDPKSEDAAANGQYLLIAREAYDAVGGHTAVSGTLLEDVALARAVKKAGFRLRFRYGGDAVRTRMYRTLGQMWEGWTKNLAALFPNPLWLAATRTLEFLALAGGALASIRLVPRFAEGWLALAATAALWLNFALRIRRAHFPWLANGVAAAGLPIFALLLANSFIHYKLRRNVTWKGRHYSVPGGEEGLQPGVAHKRHGLSDA from the coding sequence ATGAAAGCAGCGGAATCCGAGGAACGCCAGCCAGCGCAGCCGGAGGTCTCGGTCATCGTACCGGCGCGCAACGAAGAAGCGTGTCTGGGCAGGTGCCTGGAGTCGTTGGTCCGCCAGGAGGGAGTGGAGTTTGAGGTCCTGGTGGTGGACGACGGCTCGACCGATCGCACACGGGAGATTGCGGCCGGATTCGGCGACGTCCGCCTGCTGGAGGCGGACCCGTTGCCGAGCGGCTGGAGCGGGAAATCGAATGCCCTGGCCACGGGGGTGCGACAGGCCCGGGGGCGCTGGCTGCTGTTTACGGATGCGGACACGGTCCATCGGCCCGGTTCGCTGAGGCGAGCCCTACACGAAGCGCAGGAGCACGGAGCGGCCCTGCTCTCCTATTCTCCGGAACAGGAGGTGCAGGGATTCTGGGAGCGAGCGCTGATGCCGGTGGTGTTCGCTGAACTGGCCGCGACTTATCGACCGAAGGAGGTCAGCGACCCGAAATCCGAGGACGCGGCGGCCAACGGCCAGTACCTGCTGATCGCGCGCGAGGCCTATGACGCGGTGGGCGGGCACACGGCGGTGTCCGGCACTCTGCTGGAAGATGTGGCGCTGGCGCGAGCGGTGAAGAAGGCCGGTTTCCGCTTGCGCTTCCGCTATGGCGGCGACGCGGTGCGGACGCGAATGTATCGGACATTGGGGCAGATGTGGGAAGGCTGGACCAAGAACCTGGCAGCGTTGTTCCCGAACCCGCTGTGGCTGGCCGCGACCCGGACTTTGGAGTTTCTGGCGTTGGCGGGAGGCGCGCTGGCAAGCATCCGGCTCGTACCGCGGTTCGCAGAGGGTTGGCTGGCGCTGGCCGCGACGGCGGCGCTCTGGCTTAACTTTGCGCTGCGCATCCGGCGAGCGCACTTCCCCTGGCTTGCCAACGGGGTCGCGGCGGCAGGACTGCCGATTTTCGCGCTCCTTCTGGCCAACTCGTTCATCCATTACAAGCTACGCCGCAATGTAACCTGGAAGGGCCGCCATTACTCCGTTCCCGGGGGAGAAGAAGGTTTGCAGCCCGGAGTCGCACATAAACGACATGGTCTATCTGACGCGTAA